In a genomic window of Leptospira hartskeerlii:
- a CDS encoding HNH endonuclease, with the protein MSGPGEYSEEPLLWVSESEIKKQKQIAKELRKTPWWRKKKADGICHYCGKKFPPDELTMDHLIPLAKGGKSIKANLVPACKDCNNSKKNKLPFEEF; encoded by the coding sequence ATGAGCGGTCCAGGAGAATATTCGGAAGAGCCTCTTCTTTGGGTAAGCGAATCCGAGATCAAAAAACAAAAACAAATCGCGAAAGAATTGCGCAAAACTCCTTGGTGGAGAAAAAAGAAAGCGGACGGGATCTGTCATTACTGCGGCAAAAAATTTCCGCCTGACGAACTCACCATGGATCACTTGATTCCTTTAGCAAAAGGAGGAAAGTCTATTAAAGCTAATTTGGTTCCTGCTTGTAAAGACTGCAATAATTCCAAAAAGAACAAACTTCCTTTCGAAGAATTCTGA
- a CDS encoding ATP-binding protein, with translation MHSSRVIFPIFILCLLLSWNCGRTDYDLGEIREGKLDAKTWDPNKTILSLRGDWELVPGKFLASEPEPLQIQDTIYAPIPQIWNEFTKDGKLLFPNGKGFGTYSLHLQLPENCPELMLKVPDLGTSYSIYADGKLLETVGKVGKTPETSVPFLQTSIVLLPQNLKRLDFEISNFAHINGGLWFTPEIGIPSLILKKLHYSQAMDVASSAAVLVLAIYQIMAFLRTREEKSQLYFALFSLASVFRFFLTGNRLFNYIFPEVPWEISYRLEYLSTYVLCSGFLSYSATAFKQDFHPKTERISMIIMLFFSIPTLVLPAEYYARLLFPFQFTILIGGAYTLLGCARAVIHGRPGSRFFLVGISFIIIAGINDILSSNYILNNHYILAPAIFLFIFFHSLGFSFSFSRVLRTSMEAEKGLQIANQNLNELKTELENKVESRTVQLTAAKEKAEWEAKYRYDFLAIMSHEIRTPLNGLLGTSNLLSETSLTQEQKEYAEIIQASGENLLHLVNQLLDLSKIENHRFVLEILPFDPFAVLQRAARMVKARAEEKRVLVDISYPEHHPGIFLGDEGRIQQVLLNLLSNAIKFTGSGGKVSLGVRFYGEDLFSRVLEFWVEDDGVGIAEEQAAILFEPFVQADSSVARKFGGSGLGLTISKKLVELMGGSIRITSSPGKGSKFSFLLPFPQEEPEKQELEEEAAPPIILPPLKILLVEDQEFSRRVAFDILTKLGMKVHSLGMGKDALVQLDRETYEIILLDIDLPDISGLEVSKRIKETYAHPPYLVAWTAHALPGSEEFFESSGFDSYLKKPSLKRDWILFLERYVLSRPKPAG, from the coding sequence ATGCATTCGAGTCGTGTAATTTTCCCGATTTTTATTCTCTGCCTTCTACTCTCCTGGAATTGCGGTAGGACAGATTATGATTTGGGAGAAATTCGAGAAGGTAAACTAGACGCAAAAACCTGGGACCCGAACAAAACCATTCTTTCTTTGAGAGGAGATTGGGAATTGGTTCCAGGAAAATTTTTGGCATCAGAACCTGAGCCATTACAGATCCAAGACACGATCTACGCGCCTATTCCTCAGATCTGGAATGAATTCACCAAAGACGGAAAACTTTTATTTCCAAACGGAAAAGGTTTCGGGACCTACTCCTTACATCTGCAACTTCCTGAAAATTGCCCTGAGTTGATGTTAAAAGTCCCGGATTTAGGAACTTCCTACTCAATTTATGCGGATGGAAAACTTTTAGAAACTGTGGGTAAAGTAGGAAAAACTCCGGAGACCTCGGTACCGTTCCTGCAGACTTCCATAGTTCTTCTTCCTCAAAATTTGAAAAGATTGGATTTTGAGATCTCCAATTTCGCTCATATCAACGGAGGTCTCTGGTTTACTCCTGAGATCGGGATACCTTCTCTTATATTAAAAAAATTGCATTATAGCCAAGCGATGGATGTGGCAAGCTCTGCGGCGGTTTTGGTTCTTGCGATCTATCAGATCATGGCCTTTCTCAGAACAAGGGAAGAAAAAAGCCAATTATACTTTGCATTATTCTCCTTAGCTTCCGTGTTCCGATTTTTCCTAACCGGAAATCGATTATTCAATTATATATTCCCAGAGGTGCCTTGGGAAATCAGTTATAGATTGGAATATTTGAGTACTTATGTTCTTTGTTCAGGATTTTTGTCCTATTCTGCTACAGCATTTAAACAGGATTTCCATCCCAAAACGGAAAGGATCTCTATGATCATAATGCTATTTTTCTCAATTCCCACTCTGGTATTGCCTGCAGAATATTATGCGAGATTACTATTTCCATTCCAATTCACAATTCTGATAGGCGGGGCTTACACTCTATTAGGTTGCGCGAGAGCAGTCATCCATGGAAGACCAGGTTCCAGATTTTTCTTAGTTGGGATCTCGTTCATAATCATTGCTGGAATAAACGATATCCTGTCCTCAAATTATATATTAAATAATCATTACATACTTGCACCGGCAATCTTTCTGTTCATATTCTTTCATAGCCTTGGCTTTTCATTTTCCTTCTCAAGAGTTTTAAGGACTTCTATGGAAGCAGAAAAGGGATTACAGATCGCCAACCAAAACCTGAATGAATTGAAAACGGAATTGGAAAACAAAGTAGAATCAAGAACAGTACAGCTTACTGCCGCAAAAGAAAAAGCGGAATGGGAAGCCAAATATAGATACGACTTCCTGGCAATTATGAGCCATGAGATCCGCACTCCCCTGAACGGACTCTTGGGAACTTCTAATCTTCTGTCCGAAACTTCCTTAACCCAAGAGCAAAAAGAATACGCGGAGATTATCCAAGCATCAGGAGAGAATCTTCTCCACTTAGTGAATCAATTATTAGATCTTTCTAAAATAGAAAACCATCGTTTCGTGTTGGAGATCCTGCCATTCGACCCGTTTGCCGTTTTGCAAAGGGCCGCAAGGATGGTAAAGGCCAGAGCGGAAGAGAAAAGGGTTTTAGTGGATATTTCTTATCCGGAGCATCATCCTGGAATATTCTTAGGAGACGAAGGAAGGATCCAACAAGTACTCTTAAATCTTTTGAGTAACGCTATCAAATTTACCGGCTCCGGAGGGAAAGTCAGCCTTGGAGTTCGTTTTTATGGAGAAGATCTTTTTTCCAGAGTTTTGGAATTCTGGGTAGAAGACGATGGAGTCGGGATCGCAGAAGAACAAGCAGCAATATTATTCGAACCTTTCGTTCAAGCGGACTCTTCTGTCGCTAGAAAATTCGGAGGAAGCGGACTGGGTCTAACTATCTCCAAAAAATTAGTAGAGCTTATGGGAGGAAGTATCCGAATCACAAGTTCTCCAGGAAAAGGATCTAAATTTTCCTTTTTACTTCCCTTCCCGCAAGAAGAACCTGAAAAACAAGAATTGGAAGAAGAGGCAGCTCCTCCTATCATTCTACCTCCTCTCAAAATCCTACTCGTGGAAGACCAAGAATTTTCCAGAAGAGTTGCATTCGACATTCTCACTAAGCTCGGAATGAAAGTACATTCTTTAGGAATGGGAAAAGACGCACTTGTTCAATTAGATAGAGAAACTTACGAAATTATACTTTTAGATATCGATCTTCCTGATATTAGCGGCTTAGAAGTTTCAAAGAGAATTAAGGAAACTTATGCTCATCCACCTTATCTTGTTGCCTGGACAGCCCACGCGTTGCCAGGTTCGGAAGAATTTTTTGAAAGTTCAGGATTCGATTCTTATCTCAAAAAACCTTCTCTTAAAAGGGATTGGATCCTATTTTTAGAAAGATATGTGCTAAGTAGACCGAAACCCGCAGGTTAA
- a CDS encoding J domain-containing protein, with translation MSSAWTDHYRVLGLGFGASQESIKHRYRELAKIFHPDNRLTGSKPVFLKVLESYQILSKPEERSRFDQEFKIRKRQEHAKNGIHLIPPSRILFATQAVEFARRGLLRAGMRSRDRKKYTGIYHDIRICLKPEELLGRIFAAIPLVVRTMCPECRGSDLNCASCGGKGSYKSYRYLKWSPEPGTLIPGRIYTLDLSGFRPDVFTHFKKRILKVKIELFQGQKK, from the coding sequence ATGAGTTCGGCCTGGACAGATCATTACAGGGTTCTGGGCCTTGGCTTCGGTGCAAGCCAGGAATCTATTAAACATAGATATAGAGAACTCGCCAAAATTTTCCATCCGGACAATAGGCTCACAGGTTCCAAACCTGTGTTCTTAAAAGTTTTAGAATCCTATCAAATACTTTCTAAACCGGAAGAACGTTCTCGTTTCGATCAAGAATTTAAGATCCGTAAAAGACAAGAACATGCAAAAAATGGAATCCATTTGATCCCACCATCTAGGATCTTATTTGCCACCCAAGCGGTTGAATTTGCAAGAAGGGGCCTTCTTCGCGCCGGAATGAGAAGCAGGGATCGCAAAAAATACACAGGTATCTATCATGATATTCGGATCTGCCTCAAACCGGAAGAGTTATTGGGTAGAATATTCGCTGCCATTCCTTTGGTAGTTAGAACCATGTGCCCTGAATGTAGAGGTTCGGATCTGAACTGCGCCTCCTGCGGTGGAAAGGGCAGTTACAAAAGTTACAGATACCTAAAATGGAGCCCCGAACCAGGGACTTTGATCCCGGGCAGGATCTACACCTTGGATCTATCCGGGTTTCGCCCCGATGTATTTACTCATTTCAAGAAGCGGATCTTAAAAGTTAAAATTGAACTCTTCCAGGGTCAAAAAAAATAG
- a CDS encoding DUF1292 domain-containing protein, translated as MLESYDKETESTEHEELGDELLHLLDEDGNPYSFIVGEVVELDEHQYFLLIPSSEDETDFINLDVGFLKGEESFGYFAVKIEADEFGEDRLVEVTDPRELEDLLYELNSDVV; from the coding sequence ATGTTGGAATCTTACGATAAGGAAACAGAATCCACAGAGCATGAGGAGTTAGGCGATGAACTTCTGCACTTGTTGGATGAGGACGGAAATCCATATTCTTTTATCGTAGGAGAAGTAGTAGAGTTGGACGAGCACCAATATTTTTTACTCATACCCTCTTCAGAAGATGAAACTGATTTCATCAATCTAGATGTAGGATTTTTAAAAGGAGAAGAAAGTTTCGGATATTTTGCTGTGAAGATAGAAGCAGATGAATTCGGAGAAGACAGATTGGTAGAAGTCACCGACCCGAGAGAGTTAGAAGATTTATTGTACGAACTGAACTCTGATGTGGTCTAA
- a CDS encoding type I phosphomannose isomerase catalytic subunit, whose product MQKVLKFEPIYKEKIWGGRKLETVLGRSIPSGDIGESWEISDYGSDLSKITNGECSGKTFREVYTSNYETVLGKPFKGQNFPLLIKLIDAKEKLSVQVHPDDAYAEKFDPESAGKKEAWTVLQADKGSKLVCGFSKQTNKEEFSEYVQTNRVEEILNEVEVKELDSFLLNPGRIHAIGGGILLMEVQQSSDSTYRVYDYGRPRELHLKKALDVLDFSSADPKDRLDPKRIDSFEFNRSVLTANDKFRMEILEIDSTQKFSLPSFSSEPVFHVLMVLSGECKLEDLDLKTGDTVLVTAFGIKEGVTCESKSSFLRLAWSGPGSDWIQYS is encoded by the coding sequence ATGCAGAAGGTTTTAAAATTCGAGCCCATCTATAAGGAAAAAATCTGGGGCGGTAGAAAATTAGAAACCGTATTGGGACGTTCTATCCCTTCGGGAGATATAGGCGAGTCCTGGGAAATTTCGGATTACGGTTCAGATCTTTCCAAAATTACGAACGGAGAATGTTCCGGAAAAACCTTCAGAGAAGTATATACTTCCAATTACGAGACAGTGCTTGGAAAACCTTTTAAAGGACAGAACTTTCCATTATTGATCAAATTGATTGATGCTAAGGAAAAATTATCAGTACAAGTCCATCCGGACGACGCATACGCGGAGAAGTTTGATCCTGAAAGTGCAGGTAAAAAAGAAGCTTGGACAGTTTTACAAGCAGACAAAGGTTCTAAACTAGTTTGCGGATTCTCTAAACAAACAAATAAAGAAGAATTTTCAGAATACGTACAAACAAACAGAGTAGAAGAAATTTTAAACGAAGTAGAAGTAAAGGAACTGGATTCTTTTCTTTTAAACCCAGGAAGAATCCACGCGATCGGTGGCGGGATCCTTTTGATGGAAGTCCAACAATCTTCTGATTCCACTTATAGAGTGTATGATTACGGAAGACCAAGAGAGTTACATCTTAAAAAAGCATTGGATGTTTTGGATTTTTCTTCCGCAGATCCAAAAGACAGATTGGATCCTAAACGGATCGATTCTTTCGAATTTAATCGTTCGGTTCTAACTGCAAATGATAAGTTCAGAATGGAAATTTTAGAGATCGATTCTACTCAGAAATTTTCTCTTCCTTCTTTTTCGTCCGAGCCTGTGTTCCACGTTTTGATGGTATTAAGTGGAGAATGTAAATTAGAAGACCTGGATCTGAAAACAGGAGATACTGTTTTAGTTACTGCTTTCGGGATCAAAGAAGGAGTGACTTGCGAATCTAAATCTTCTTTCTTACGTTTGGCCTGGTCCGGTCCAGGTTCTGATTGGATCCAATATTCTTAA